The proteins below are encoded in one region of Neofelis nebulosa isolate mNeoNeb1 chromosome 17, mNeoNeb1.pri, whole genome shotgun sequence:
- the PPP1R13L gene encoding relA-associated inhibitor isoform X2 encodes MRHMDLKQMELDTAAAKVDELTKQLESLWSDSPTPVGSQAGAPSRLSRYSSSPVPEHFSSRGSPRKAATDGADTSSFGRSENAPALLPYSPLSPKGRPSSPRTPLYLQPDAYGSLDRAPSPRPRAFDGAGGPLGRAPSPRPGSGPLRQQGPPTTFDFLGRTGSPRGSPLAEGPQAFFPERGPSPRPQTSAYDAPVAFGSPLLGAGGSAFAPPLRAQDDLTLRRRPPKAWNESDLDVAYEKKPSQTASYERLDVFSRPASPGLQLLPWRESSLDGLGATSKDNLTSATLPRNYKVSPLANDRRSDVGGYRRSLGSAGPSGTLPRSWQPVSRIPMPPSSPQPRSSPRQRPIPLSMIFKLQNAFWEHGASRAMLPGSPIFSRAPPPKLPPQPQVPLQPQPPPQPQPQPQPLPQPQPQPQPQPQPQPQPPAPAPQPPQQTWAPVSEGSPKPPPELEPEPDLEGLLTPVLEAGDADEGTVTRPLSPTRLQPALPPEAQSVPELEEVARVLAEIPRPLKRRGSMEQSPAVALPPTHKKQYQQIISRLFHRHGGPGGPGGPEPDLSPITEASEARAGPPAPAPPAPVPPPALPQLSPSDQLQSMETRSVLRKAGSPRKVRRARLNPLVLLLDAALTGELDVVQQAVKEMNDPSQPNEEGITALHNAICGANYPIVDFLIAAGANVNSPDSHGWTPLHCAASCNDTAICTALVQHGAAIFATTLSDGATAIEKCDPYREGYADCATYLADVEQSMGLLHNGVVYALWDYSAEFGDELSFREGESVTVLRRDGPEETDWWWALLHGQEGYVPRNYFGLFPRVKTQRNKV; translated from the exons ATGAGACACATGGACCTCAAACAGATGGAGCTGGACACGGCGGCGGCCAAGGTGGATGAACTGACCAAACAGTTGGAGTCGCTGTGGTCAGACTCGCCGACGCCTGTCGGCTCACAGGCGGGAGCCCCCTCTAGG CTGTCCCGGTACAGCTCCAGCCCGGTCCCCGAGCACTTTAGCAGCCGTGGGTCTCCCCGGAAGGCGGCCACCGACGGCGCAGACACCTCCTCTTTCGGACGCTCCGAGAACGCCCCGGCTTTGCTCCCCTACAGCCCGCTGTCCCCTAAAGGCCGGCCTTCGTCACCGCGCACCCCGCTCTACCTGCAGCCGGATGCCTACGGCAGCCTGGACCGCGCGCCCTCGCCCCGGCCCCGCGCCTTCGATGGCGCAGGCGGCCCCCTCGGCCGTGCGCCCTCCCCGCGGCCCGGATCGGGCCCGCTCCGCCAGCAGGGTCCCCCCACGACCTTCGACTTCCTGGGCCGCACCGGCTCCCCGCGTGGCAGCCCCCTGGCCGAAGGGCCCCAGGCCTTCTTCCCAGAGCGCGGGCCCTCGCCACGCCCCCAGACCTCAGCCTACGATGCGCCTGTCGCTTTTGGGAGCCCCCTACTGGGCGCGGGCGGCAGCGCTTTCGCCCCGCCTCTGCGCGCTCAAG ACGACTTAACGCTGCGCCGGCGGCCCCCCAAAGCCTGGAATGAGTCTGACCTGGACGTGGCGTACGAGAAGAAGCCTTCGCAGACAGCGAGCTATGAAC GCCTGGACGTCTTCTCGCGGCCTGCTTCACCAGGCCTGCAGCTGTTACCCTGGAGAGAAAGCAGCCTGGACGGGCTGGGGGCCACCAGCAAG GACAACCTCACCAGTGCCACTCTGCCCCGAAACTACAAGGTCTCCCCTCTGGCCAACGACCGGCGTTCCGATGTGGGCGGCTACCGCAGATCCCTGGGCTCCGCGGGGCCATCAGGCACTTTGCCCCGCAGCTGGCAGCCTGTTAGCCGCATCCCCATGCCTccttccagcccccagccccgcagTTCCCCGCGCCAGCGTCCCATCCCCCTCAGCATGATATTCAAGCTGCAGAATGCCTTTTGGGAGCACGGGgccagcagggccatgctcccggGCTCCCCCATCTTCTCCCGAGCACCCCCGCCTAAgctgcctccccagccccaggtgccccttcagccCCAgccgcccccccagccccagccccagccccagcctctgccccagccccagccccagccccagccccagcctcagccccagcctcagccccccgccccagccccccaaCCTCCCCAACAAACTTGGGCCCCTGTGAGCGAAG GCTCTCCCAAACCTCCCCCTGAGCTGGAGCCAGAGCCGGACCTGGAAGGGCTGCTGACGCCAGTGCTGGAGGCCGGGGACGCGGATGAAGGCACTGTAACTCGGCCCCTCAGCCCCACGAGGCTGCAGCCTGCACTGCCACCCGAGGCACAGTCGGTGCCCGAGCTAGAGGAGGTGGCCCGGGTGCTGGCAGAGATACCCCGGCCCCTCAAACGCAGGGGCTCCATGGAGCAGAGCCCAGCTgtggccctgccccccacccacaagAAACAATACCAGCAGATCATCAGCCGCCTCTTCCATCGCCACGGGGGGCCCGGGGGGCCCGGGGGGCCTGAGCCCGACCTGTCCCCCATCACTGAGGCGTCCGAGGCCAGGGCAGggccccctgctcctgccccaccaGCGCCCGTACCACCCCCGGCCCTGCCCCAGCTCAGCCCATCAGACCAGCTACAGAGCATG gaGACGCGCTCGGTGCTGCGGAAGGCGGGCTCCCCGCGCAAGGTCCGCCGCGCCCGCCTCAACCCGCTTGTGCTCCTGCTGGACGCCGCGCTGACCGGGGAGCTGGACGTGGTGCAGCAGGCAGTGAAGGAG ATGAACGACCCCAGCCAGCCCAACGAGGAGGGCATCACGGCTCTGCACAACGCCATCTGCGGCGCCAACTACCCCATCGTGGACTTCCTCATCGCGGCTGGGGCCAACGTCAACTCCCCTGACAGCCACGGCTG GACACCTTTGCACTGCGCCGCGTCCTGCAACGACACGGCGATCTGCACGGCGCTGGTGCAGCACGGCGCAGCAATCTTCGCCACCACGCTCAGCGACGGCGCCACGGCGATCGAGAAGTGCGACCCCTACCGCGAGGGTTACGCCGATTGCGCCACTTACCTGGCAG ACGTGGAGCAGAGTATGGGGCTGCTGCACAACGGCGTCGTGTACGCCCTCTGGGACTACAGCGCCGAGTTCGGGGACGAGCTGTCCTTCCGGGAGGGCGAGTCTGTCACCGTGCTGCGCAGGGACGGGCCAGAGGAGACAGACTGGTGGTGGGCCTTGCTGCATGGCCAGGAGGGCTACGTACCTCGTAACTACTTCGGG CTCTTCCCCAGGGTGAAGACCCAGAGGAATAAGGTCTAG
- the PPP1R13L gene encoding relA-associated inhibitor isoform X1, translating into MDSEAFQSTRDLLDLNFQSLAMRHMDLKQMELDTAAAKVDELTKQLESLWSDSPTPVGSQAGAPSRLSRYSSSPVPEHFSSRGSPRKAATDGADTSSFGRSENAPALLPYSPLSPKGRPSSPRTPLYLQPDAYGSLDRAPSPRPRAFDGAGGPLGRAPSPRPGSGPLRQQGPPTTFDFLGRTGSPRGSPLAEGPQAFFPERGPSPRPQTSAYDAPVAFGSPLLGAGGSAFAPPLRAQDDLTLRRRPPKAWNESDLDVAYEKKPSQTASYERLDVFSRPASPGLQLLPWRESSLDGLGATSKDNLTSATLPRNYKVSPLANDRRSDVGGYRRSLGSAGPSGTLPRSWQPVSRIPMPPSSPQPRSSPRQRPIPLSMIFKLQNAFWEHGASRAMLPGSPIFSRAPPPKLPPQPQVPLQPQPPPQPQPQPQPLPQPQPQPQPQPQPQPQPPAPAPQPPQQTWAPVSEGSPKPPPELEPEPDLEGLLTPVLEAGDADEGTVTRPLSPTRLQPALPPEAQSVPELEEVARVLAEIPRPLKRRGSMEQSPAVALPPTHKKQYQQIISRLFHRHGGPGGPGGPEPDLSPITEASEARAGPPAPAPPAPVPPPALPQLSPSDQLQSMETRSVLRKAGSPRKVRRARLNPLVLLLDAALTGELDVVQQAVKEMNDPSQPNEEGITALHNAICGANYPIVDFLIAAGANVNSPDSHGWTPLHCAASCNDTAICTALVQHGAAIFATTLSDGATAIEKCDPYREGYADCATYLADVEQSMGLLHNGVVYALWDYSAEFGDELSFREGESVTVLRRDGPEETDWWWALLHGQEGYVPRNYFGLFPRVKTQRNKV; encoded by the exons ATGGACAGCGAGGCATTCCAGAGCACCAGGGACCTTCTGGACCTGAACTTCCAGT CGCTGGCCATGAGACACATGGACCTCAAACAGATGGAGCTGGACACGGCGGCGGCCAAGGTGGATGAACTGACCAAACAGTTGGAGTCGCTGTGGTCAGACTCGCCGACGCCTGTCGGCTCACAGGCGGGAGCCCCCTCTAGG CTGTCCCGGTACAGCTCCAGCCCGGTCCCCGAGCACTTTAGCAGCCGTGGGTCTCCCCGGAAGGCGGCCACCGACGGCGCAGACACCTCCTCTTTCGGACGCTCCGAGAACGCCCCGGCTTTGCTCCCCTACAGCCCGCTGTCCCCTAAAGGCCGGCCTTCGTCACCGCGCACCCCGCTCTACCTGCAGCCGGATGCCTACGGCAGCCTGGACCGCGCGCCCTCGCCCCGGCCCCGCGCCTTCGATGGCGCAGGCGGCCCCCTCGGCCGTGCGCCCTCCCCGCGGCCCGGATCGGGCCCGCTCCGCCAGCAGGGTCCCCCCACGACCTTCGACTTCCTGGGCCGCACCGGCTCCCCGCGTGGCAGCCCCCTGGCCGAAGGGCCCCAGGCCTTCTTCCCAGAGCGCGGGCCCTCGCCACGCCCCCAGACCTCAGCCTACGATGCGCCTGTCGCTTTTGGGAGCCCCCTACTGGGCGCGGGCGGCAGCGCTTTCGCCCCGCCTCTGCGCGCTCAAG ACGACTTAACGCTGCGCCGGCGGCCCCCCAAAGCCTGGAATGAGTCTGACCTGGACGTGGCGTACGAGAAGAAGCCTTCGCAGACAGCGAGCTATGAAC GCCTGGACGTCTTCTCGCGGCCTGCTTCACCAGGCCTGCAGCTGTTACCCTGGAGAGAAAGCAGCCTGGACGGGCTGGGGGCCACCAGCAAG GACAACCTCACCAGTGCCACTCTGCCCCGAAACTACAAGGTCTCCCCTCTGGCCAACGACCGGCGTTCCGATGTGGGCGGCTACCGCAGATCCCTGGGCTCCGCGGGGCCATCAGGCACTTTGCCCCGCAGCTGGCAGCCTGTTAGCCGCATCCCCATGCCTccttccagcccccagccccgcagTTCCCCGCGCCAGCGTCCCATCCCCCTCAGCATGATATTCAAGCTGCAGAATGCCTTTTGGGAGCACGGGgccagcagggccatgctcccggGCTCCCCCATCTTCTCCCGAGCACCCCCGCCTAAgctgcctccccagccccaggtgccccttcagccCCAgccgcccccccagccccagccccagccccagcctctgccccagccccagccccagccccagccccagcctcagccccagcctcagccccccgccccagccccccaaCCTCCCCAACAAACTTGGGCCCCTGTGAGCGAAG GCTCTCCCAAACCTCCCCCTGAGCTGGAGCCAGAGCCGGACCTGGAAGGGCTGCTGACGCCAGTGCTGGAGGCCGGGGACGCGGATGAAGGCACTGTAACTCGGCCCCTCAGCCCCACGAGGCTGCAGCCTGCACTGCCACCCGAGGCACAGTCGGTGCCCGAGCTAGAGGAGGTGGCCCGGGTGCTGGCAGAGATACCCCGGCCCCTCAAACGCAGGGGCTCCATGGAGCAGAGCCCAGCTgtggccctgccccccacccacaagAAACAATACCAGCAGATCATCAGCCGCCTCTTCCATCGCCACGGGGGGCCCGGGGGGCCCGGGGGGCCTGAGCCCGACCTGTCCCCCATCACTGAGGCGTCCGAGGCCAGGGCAGggccccctgctcctgccccaccaGCGCCCGTACCACCCCCGGCCCTGCCCCAGCTCAGCCCATCAGACCAGCTACAGAGCATG gaGACGCGCTCGGTGCTGCGGAAGGCGGGCTCCCCGCGCAAGGTCCGCCGCGCCCGCCTCAACCCGCTTGTGCTCCTGCTGGACGCCGCGCTGACCGGGGAGCTGGACGTGGTGCAGCAGGCAGTGAAGGAG ATGAACGACCCCAGCCAGCCCAACGAGGAGGGCATCACGGCTCTGCACAACGCCATCTGCGGCGCCAACTACCCCATCGTGGACTTCCTCATCGCGGCTGGGGCCAACGTCAACTCCCCTGACAGCCACGGCTG GACACCTTTGCACTGCGCCGCGTCCTGCAACGACACGGCGATCTGCACGGCGCTGGTGCAGCACGGCGCAGCAATCTTCGCCACCACGCTCAGCGACGGCGCCACGGCGATCGAGAAGTGCGACCCCTACCGCGAGGGTTACGCCGATTGCGCCACTTACCTGGCAG ACGTGGAGCAGAGTATGGGGCTGCTGCACAACGGCGTCGTGTACGCCCTCTGGGACTACAGCGCCGAGTTCGGGGACGAGCTGTCCTTCCGGGAGGGCGAGTCTGTCACCGTGCTGCGCAGGGACGGGCCAGAGGAGACAGACTGGTGGTGGGCCTTGCTGCATGGCCAGGAGGGCTACGTACCTCGTAACTACTTCGGG CTCTTCCCCAGGGTGAAGACCCAGAGGAATAAGGTCTAG
- the POLR1G gene encoding DNA-directed RNA polymerase I subunit RPA34: protein MAGTPSGGAAQFSCPPNFTATSPTSEPTRFSLEVLTDPDTELWLIQAPVDFAPDCLNGRLVPLSGSQIVKGKLAGKRHRYRVLRSSGPQAGGAILLAPSVAAGGGLTCAPAPQGSLRIFEGSQESPPGTLLQPIPTSPPPQIPPDLRPRFCAFGGSPPVTGPGSALALKSPASKKRKKKRQTPEAPAPQEAVNGLGALAVDTALGSPDVAKKKKKKKKKQEPPELDVMELVAAEPAAEMPEPPEALFPSSTTRKRKRLKGTEEREPGERMLTESQPQLKEEPREEAVPLPSLKKKKKETGHKVLMEPGTDEALELERRPLELPGEMIEPEPPQEVELQAEAAPTPGKKRRKKEKRQDVTLEPGAEAVEPELPGDLEGQAAPASTKKKKKERGLRATEPRTEVTDPQGEPMEPELPEEREPEAGADPASAKKKKKKRGRESGVPEAAPREEMPEPPRSPEPGEVASTGREKKSKRLQPDPV from the exons ATGGCGGGGACCCCGTCCGGCG GTGCTGCTCAGTTCTCTTGCCCCCCCAACTTTACCGCGACGTCCCCAACCTCAGAGCCCACCCGTTTCTCTTTGGAAGTGTTAACAGACCCAGATACGGAACTGTGGCTTATCCAGGCCCCTGTAGACTTCGCCCCAGACTG CCTCAACGGGCGGCTAGTGCCTCTCTCTGGCTCCCAGATTGTGAAGGGCAAGTTGGCAGGCAAGCGGCACCGCTACCGGGTCCTCAGAAGCAGCGGTCCCCAGGCTGGAGGAGCAATCCTTCTGGCTCCCTCCGTGGCGGCAGGGGGGGGACTCACCTGTGCCCCAGCCCCCCAGGGCAGCCTGAGGATCTTTGAGGGTTCCCAGGAATCCCCACCAGGGACCCTGCTGCAGCCTATTCCAACGAGCCCCCCGCCACAGATCCCCCCTGACCTGAGACCCCGGTTCTGTGCCTTTGGAGGCAGCCCACCAGTAACAGGGCCTGGGTCAGCCTTGGCACTGAAGTCACCCGcctcaaaaaagaggaaaaagaagaggcaaACACCAGAGGCCCCGGCTCCCCAGGAGGCAGTGAATGGGCTGGGGGCCCTGGCGGTGGACACAGCTTTGGGGTCCCCGGATGTggcgaagaagaagaagaagaagaagaagaagcaggagcCGCCAGAACTAGACGTGATGGAGCTGGTGGCAGCCGAACCTGCGGCCGAGATGCCGGAGCCTCCGGAAGCGCTGTTCCCATCATCCAccaccaggaagaggaagaggctgaaggggacagaagagaggGAGCCTGGGGAAAGGATGCTGACGGAGTCTCAGCCGCAGTTGAAGGAGGAGCCACGGGAGGAAGCCGTCCCACTGCCatctttgaagaagaagaaaaaagaaacgggGCACAAAGTCCTGATGGAGCCGGGGACGGATGAGGCTCTAGAGCTGGAGAGGAGGCCTCTGGAACTCCCAGGGGAGATGATAGAGCCTGAACCACCACAAGAAGTTGAGCTTCAGGCTGAGGCAGCTCCAACACCCGgcaaaaagaggaggaagaaagaaaaacggCAAGACGTGACACTGGAGCCAGGGGCAGAGGCGGTGGAGCCTGAGTTGCCAGGTGACCTTGAGGGTCAGGCGGCTCCAGCATCcaccaagaagaagaagaaagaacgGGGGCTCAGAGCAACTGAGCCGAGGACTGAGGTAACGGACCCACAGGGTGAGCCGATGGAGCCTGAGCTTCCGGAAGAGCGTGAACCTGAGGCAGGGGCAGATCCAGCATCtgctaagaagaagaagaagaaacggGGCCGGGAAAGCGGGGTGCCAGAGGCAGCACCCCGGGAGGAGATGCCAGAGCCGCCGCGGAGTCCAGAGCCTGGGGAGGTGGCTTCCACAGGCCGGGAGAAGAAGTCGAAGAGGCTGCAGCCGGATCCTGTGTAG